Below is a genomic region from Pseudomonas berkeleyensis.
GCGCCACGTCACGCGCGGCATCCAGCTCGTTGCGGCGGCTGCGCAGGAACCAGCGCGTGGCACGACGGCCCAGACGCATCAGCTCATCCATCAACTGCAGTTGCAGCTCGGCCGGCACCTTGTAGTCCAGTGCCTCGATCTGCGCCCACCAGTGCGGCAGGCGGAACAGGTCGCGCACGATCACGTAGGCACCCGCGACGTTGGCCGCGCTCATGCCGGTGGACTCCTTCAGGCGCTGCACGAAGGTGATACCCATGTGGTTGACCAGGTCGTTGGCGATCTGCGTGCTGACGATCTCGCGCTTGAGGCGGTGACGGCGCATGGCGTCGCCGAATTTCTCGGTGAGGATCGCCGGGAACGCGGTCTCCATTTCGCGAGCCAGGTAGTCGTCATCCGGCACCAGGGACTTGAGCAGCGACTCCTTGAGGTCGATCTTGCTGTAGGAGATCAGCACCGACAGTTCCGGACGGGTCAGGCCGCGGCCGCTGGAGGCACGTTCGTTGAGCGCCTCGTCGGTCGGCAGAAACTCCAGGGCACGATCGAGCTTGCCAGCGCCCTCCAGCGCGTTCATCAGGCGCTTGTACTCACCGATGCGCTCACGGGCACGACGTTCGGCCAGCGACAGCGCCTGGGTCTGCTTGTAGTTGTTGCCCAGCACCAACTCGGAGACGTCATTGGTCATCTCGGCGAGCAGTTTGTTGCGCTGCTTCTCGGTCATGTCGCCGGCGGCGACGATCTCGCCGAGCAGGATCTTGATGTTCACCTCATGGTCGGAGCAGTCCACGCCACCGGCGTTGTCGATGAAGTCGGTGTTGCTGGCGCCACCATTCAAGCCGAATTCGACACGGCCAAGCTGGGTCATGCCCAGGTTGCCGCCCTCGCCCACCACCTTGGCGCGCAGCTCGCAGCCATCCACGCGCAACGCGTCGTTGGCCTTGTCGCCGACATCGCCGTGGCTTTCCTTGCTGGATTTCACGTAGGTGCCGATACCGCCGTTCCACAGCAGATCCACCGGCGCCTTGAGCAATGCATTGAGCAGCTCGGTCGGTGCCAGCTTGTCGGCGGCGATATCGAAGCGTTCCTTCATCTGCGGGCTGATGGTGATGCTCTTGGCACTGCGCAGGAAGATGCCGCCACCCTCGGAAATCAGCTTGGCGTCGTAGTCGGCCCAGCTCGAACGCGGCAGCTCGAACAGGCGCTTGCGCTCGACGAAGCTCTTGGCCGCGTCCGGATTGGGGTCGATGAAAATGTGCATGTGGTTGAAAGCCGCCACCAGTTGCAGGCTTTGCGATAGCAACAGGCCATTGCCGAAAACGTCGCCGGCCATGTCGCCGATGCCGATCACAGTGACGTTGTCCTTCTGCACATCAATGCCGCGCTCACGAAAGTGGCGCTGCACCGAAACCCAGCCGCCCTTGGCGGTGATGCCCATGCCCTTGTGGTCGTAGCCAGCCGAGCCGCCCGAAGCGAAGGCGTCGCCCAGCCAGAAGCCGTATTCGGCAGCGATGCCATTGGCGATATCAGAGAAAGTAGCGGTGCCCTTGTCCGCCGCCACCACCAGATAGGGGTCGTCGGCATCGTGGCGCACCACGTTCTGCGGCGGCACCACCTCGCCCTCCTTGAGGTTGTCGGTGATGTCGAGCAGGCCGGAAATGAAGATGCGGTAGCAGGCGATACCCTCGGCCATCACCTCGTCGCGCGAACCACCGACCGGCATCCTGCGCGGCACGAAGCCGCCTTTGGCGCCCATCGGCACGATCACTGCGTTCTTCACCTGCTGCGCCTTGACCAGGCCGAGCACCTCGGTACGGAAGTCCTCCTCGCGGTCGGACCAACGCAGGCCACCACGGGCGACATCACCGAAGCGCAGGTGCACGCCCTCGACGCGCGGGCTGTAGACGAAAATTTCGAACTTCGGCACCGGACGTGGAATGTCCGGGATCAACCGTGGGCTGAGTTTGAAGCTGAAGTAGCCTTTGGCCTGACCGCCCTCACCCAACTGGTAGAAGTTGGTACGCAAAGTGGCTTTGATCAGATCCAGGTAACGGCGCAGGATGCGGTCTTCGTTGAGCACCGCGACGTTGTCCAGCTCACCGAGGATGGCCTGCTCGAGCTTCTGCTGCTTGTCTTCCAGATCCTCGGCGCTAAGTTTGCGTGCCAGGTAGAAGCGCGTCTTGAACAGGCGCACCAGCTCCTTGGCGATATCGGCATGGTTGATCAGGGTCGCGGCGATGTAGCTCAGGTCGAAACCCAGGCGAATCTGCTTGAGGTAGCGCGCGTAGGCACGCAGTAGTGCCACATCACGCCAGGGCATGGCCGCAGTCAGCACCAGGCGGTTGAAGGCGTCATTCTCGGCGTCACCGCCGACGATATGGATAAAGGCATCCTGCAGCGTGTCATTGAGCTGCTGGATATCGACATCCAGCCCCTCGGCATAGGTGAAGGCGAAGTCGTGAATCCAGAACTCGCGGCCATCGGCACGGCGCAGCTTGTAGGGGAACTCGCCAAGTACGCGCAGGCCGAGGTTCTCCAGAATCGGCAGCACATCGGACAGCGGCAGCGGCGTGTCGGCGTGGTAGAGCTTGCAGTGCAGTTGCTGGTCGCCTTGCGCCAGCGGCTGGTAGAAGCTCATCACCAGCGGCCGCTCGGCGCTCAGTCGGAGCAGGTGCTGCATGTCCACCACCGCCGAATGCGGGGCGAAACGTTCGCGATAGCCGGCCGGGAAATTTTTCGGGAAATCGCCCAGCACGCGCGTGCCCTTGGCTTCGCCGAGGCTGTCGACGATCAACGCGGCGTAGTCATCGGTCCAGGAACGGCAAGCCTGGATCACTTCGCGTTCGAGCTGCTGCGGATCGATATCGAGCTTGTTCTTGGGGTCGACGCGCAGGATGAACTGCACACGCGCCAAGACCGACTCGGAGAAGTAAGTCCAGAACTCGCAGTCGCTGGCCTGCAAGCGGTCGACCAGCACCTGCTGGATACGCAGGCGGGTTTCCGTGGAATACACGTCGCGCGGCACGTAGGCCAGCGCGTAGACGAAGCGACCATAGGGGTCGAAGCGCAGGAACAGGCGCACCTTGTTGCGCTCCTGAATCTGTACGATCGACAGCGCGGTGCTGAACAGCTCGTCCACCGGCGTCTGGAACAGATCGTCGCGCGGCAGCACTTCCAGCACCTTGACCAGCTCCTTGCTCAGGTGGCCATGGGCGGTGAAGCCGGAGCGTTTCTCCACCTCGGCGACCTTGCGGCGGATATAGGGAATCTCGCGCACGCTCTCGCTGTAGGCGATGGAGGTGTAGATGCCAAGGAAACGGCATTCCTTGATCACCTTGCCCTTGGCGTCGATCTCTCGGATAGAGACGAAATCCGGGTAGGCCGGACGATGCACGCGGCTCGGCTGCGCGGCCTTGGCGAAGGACAGCAGCATCGGCTCGCGCAGGTAGTTCAGGGCGTAGGGTTCGATATGCAGGTCAGCGCGGCTCAGGCCCTTGCGCAGGCGTGTGGACAGGCCCAGCAGCGAGCTTTCGTCGTACTCGATATAGCCACCGTCGGCCGCCTCGTGCACGGTGAACTCTTCATAGCCGAGGAAGGTGAAATGGTCGTCGCGCAGCCACTGCAGGAAGACCTTGACCTCCTCCAGCTCGGCCGCTTCGATCTTCAGCTTGCTCTTGTCCAGCTTGCCGAGCAGCTCCAGTGCCTTGGCCTTCATCGGCTGGAAGTCGGCCACGCTCAGGCGCACCTCTTCCAGCACCTCCAGCAGCGCGCTGTGCAGCGATTTCATGTCGGCATTGCTGGCGCATCGGTTTATCTCCAGGAACATCAGCGATTCCTGGGTAACGCCCTTGCCGGTGCTGCCCTTGGCCAGCACTTCCTGCAGGTTGCCGTTCTTGTCACGGCGCACGCTGAGCACGCTGTTCTGCAGGGTATGGATGCTGTAACCACGGCGGTTGAGTTCGATACGCACCGAGTCGACCAGAAACGGGATATCCGGGTGCAACACCTCGATCGCGGTGTGAGTGCTCTGCCAGCCGTGCTTTTCGTAATCCGGGTTGAAGACCCGCACCTGCGGCTCAGCCGGATCGAAGCTGCCCAACAGGCGCCAGGCTGACAGGGTGCAGCCGACCAGGTCGGAGAGGCGCCGCTGAATCAGCTCCTCGAGCGCGATGATGCCGAAAAATTGTTCAGCGAACAGCGCCACTTGTGGCAACGCCTGCTCACTCACGTGCTGAGCCAGGGCCGCTTGCAGTTGGTGCTGGAAGTCGGCTTTGCTGGCCGCCGTAAAGAACGCCATGGTTATGCTCCATTTGGCTGGTGGGTTCGACAGGAAGGCAATCGCAGGTCTTGATCACGCCATCCACGCGTTAGTTCAACGTTAGTCCATGAAGCGCCAATGACAGCGGCAGGCAGCGCAAGAACCGTAACGAAGAATGGCGACCGATCGGTCACATATGGCGGATCAGCTTAACGAGGGACGGTATGCAGCCGCTTGCGAGGCTGCGACATTTTCGGTCAAGGGCGCACCCGGGCGGTGCGCTCTGCGACCCCTGCCCCGCCCGCGAAGAGCGGGCGGAGCAGGGAAGCGACTCAGGCGCCGCGCATCGCTTCGGGAAGTGCCAGGACGATCTGCGGGAACAGGGTGATGAGAATCGCCGTCAGCACCAGCAACAGGAAGAACGGGAAGCTGGCCTTGGCCACCGTCCACATGTCGCGCCCGGTGAGGTTCTGGATCACGAACAGGTTGAAGCCAACCGGCGGCGTGATCTGCGCCATCTCCACGGTGAGGATGATGAAGATGCCGAACCACAGCAGATCGATACCTGCCGCCTGCACGGCCGGCAGGATCACCGCAGTGGCCAGGAGGATGATCGAGATGCCATCCAGGCAACTGCCGAGGATGATGAAGAACACCAGCAACGCAGCCAGCAGCACATAGGGCGACATCTGCTTGGCGATGATCCAGTCGGCCAGTGCCGACGGCAGCCCGGTGAAACTCATCGCGGCGGTCAGGTAAGCGGCGCCGAGCAGGATGAAGAAAATCATGCACGAGGTGCACACCGCGCCGAGCAGGCTGGACATGAAGGTCTCGACCGTCAGCGAGCGCGAGTACAGGGCGATGCACAACGCACCGACCACACCCAGCGCCGCCGCTTCGGTAGCGGTCGCCACACCGGTGTAGATCGAGCCGATCACGGCGACGATCAGTGCCACCACAGGAATCAGCAAACGCGCCCGGCGCAGCTTCTCGCGCAGTGGCAGCGCCGGTTCTTCCGGCGGTAGCTGGCCGCGATTGAGCTTCGACCAGATCATCAGGTAGCCGGAGAAAACCACCAGCAGCAACAGGCCCGGCAGGATGCCGGCGATGAACAGGCGTGACACCGATACCTGCGCGCCCACGGCATAGACGATCATCATGATCGACGGCGGAATCAGCAACCCCAGGGTGCCGGCACCAGCCAGCGAGCCCATGGCGACGCCTTGCGGATAGCCACGGCTCTTCAGCTCGGGCAGCGAAATGCGGCCGATGGTGGCGGTGGTCGCGGCAGAGGAGCCACTGACCGCGGCGAAGATGCCACAGCCCAGGACGTTGACGTGCAACAGCCGTCCCGGCAGACCGCGTACCCAGGGCGACAGGCCACGGAACATGTCTTCCGAGAGTTTGGTGCGATAGAGGATTTCACCCATCCAGATGAACAGCGGCAGCGCCGTCAGTGTCCAGCTGGCACTGGCCGTCCAGCTGGTGGAGGCGAGAATAGAACCGGCAGGCGCCCCGCCGAACAGCTCCATGCCGATGATCCCGACGCCCAGCAGAGACAGGGCAACCCAGACACCACCGCCAAGCAGGACGAACAACGCCACCAGCAGGGTGATTGCAATGATTGTGTATTCCACGGCGAACTCACTGTTGTTTTAGACGGCATTTGCCGCCACATCTAAAGGGCGCCTCTAAAAACTACCTGCGTTGTCATCACCGCGTTAAAA
It encodes:
- a CDS encoding NAD-glutamate dehydrogenase gives rise to the protein MAFFTAASKADFQHQLQAALAQHVSEQALPQVALFAEQFFGIIALEELIQRRLSDLVGCTLSAWRLLGSFDPAEPQVRVFNPDYEKHGWQSTHTAIEVLHPDIPFLVDSVRIELNRRGYSIHTLQNSVLSVRRDKNGNLQEVLAKGSTGKGVTQESLMFLEINRCASNADMKSLHSALLEVLEEVRLSVADFQPMKAKALELLGKLDKSKLKIEAAELEEVKVFLQWLRDDHFTFLGYEEFTVHEAADGGYIEYDESSLLGLSTRLRKGLSRADLHIEPYALNYLREPMLLSFAKAAQPSRVHRPAYPDFVSIREIDAKGKVIKECRFLGIYTSIAYSESVREIPYIRRKVAEVEKRSGFTAHGHLSKELVKVLEVLPRDDLFQTPVDELFSTALSIVQIQERNKVRLFLRFDPYGRFVYALAYVPRDVYSTETRLRIQQVLVDRLQASDCEFWTYFSESVLARVQFILRVDPKNKLDIDPQQLEREVIQACRSWTDDYAALIVDSLGEAKGTRVLGDFPKNFPAGYRERFAPHSAVVDMQHLLRLSAERPLVMSFYQPLAQGDQQLHCKLYHADTPLPLSDVLPILENLGLRVLGEFPYKLRRADGREFWIHDFAFTYAEGLDVDIQQLNDTLQDAFIHIVGGDAENDAFNRLVLTAAMPWRDVALLRAYARYLKQIRLGFDLSYIAATLINHADIAKELVRLFKTRFYLARKLSAEDLEDKQQKLEQAILGELDNVAVLNEDRILRRYLDLIKATLRTNFYQLGEGGQAKGYFSFKLSPRLIPDIPRPVPKFEIFVYSPRVEGVHLRFGDVARGGLRWSDREEDFRTEVLGLVKAQQVKNAVIVPMGAKGGFVPRRMPVGGSRDEVMAEGIACYRIFISGLLDITDNLKEGEVVPPQNVVRHDADDPYLVVAADKGTATFSDIANGIAAEYGFWLGDAFASGGSAGYDHKGMGITAKGGWVSVQRHFRERGIDVQKDNVTVIGIGDMAGDVFGNGLLLSQSLQLVAAFNHMHIFIDPNPDAAKSFVERKRLFELPRSSWADYDAKLISEGGGIFLRSAKSITISPQMKERFDIAADKLAPTELLNALLKAPVDLLWNGGIGTYVKSSKESHGDVGDKANDALRVDGCELRAKVVGEGGNLGMTQLGRVEFGLNGGASNTDFIDNAGGVDCSDHEVNIKILLGEIVAAGDMTEKQRNKLLAEMTNDVSELVLGNNYKQTQALSLAERRARERIGEYKRLMNALEGAGKLDRALEFLPTDEALNERASSGRGLTRPELSVLISYSKIDLKESLLKSLVPDDDYLAREMETAFPAILTEKFGDAMRRHRLKREIVSTQIANDLVNHMGITFVQRLKESTGMSAANVAGAYVIVRDLFRLPHWWAQIEALDYKVPAELQLQLMDELMRLGRRATRWFLRSRRNELDAARDVAHFAPRIEALVGRLDELLEGPAREQWLARYQGFVEAGAPEELARVVAGTTHLYTLLPIIEAADVTGKDASEVATAYFAVGGALDLSWYLQQITGLAVESNWQALAREAFRDDLDWQQRAITVSVLQMADGPQEIEARVALWLEQHHRLVDRWKAMLTELRAATGSDYAMYAVANRELMDLAQSA
- a CDS encoding TRAP transporter large permease — its product is MEYTIIAITLLVALFVLLGGGVWVALSLLGVGIIGMELFGGAPAGSILASTSWTASASWTLTALPLFIWMGEILYRTKLSEDMFRGLSPWVRGLPGRLLHVNVLGCGIFAAVSGSSAATTATIGRISLPELKSRGYPQGVAMGSLAGAGTLGLLIPPSIMMIVYAVGAQVSVSRLFIAGILPGLLLLVVFSGYLMIWSKLNRGQLPPEEPALPLREKLRRARLLIPVVALIVAVIGSIYTGVATATEAAALGVVGALCIALYSRSLTVETFMSSLLGAVCTSCMIFFILLGAAYLTAAMSFTGLPSALADWIIAKQMSPYVLLAALLVFFIILGSCLDGISIILLATAVILPAVQAAGIDLLWFGIFIILTVEMAQITPPVGFNLFVIQNLTGRDMWTVAKASFPFFLLLVLTAILITLFPQIVLALPEAMRGA